The Cellulomonas sp. P24 genome contains a region encoding:
- a CDS encoding tautomerase family protein, which produces MSQFVVYGRREVLAPLRAEFSVLLQDVAVAVLGLPPDKRFHRFVLMDAEDFPTPPHRSERYTIVEVMMFSGRTVATKKAFYAELFAGVEARLGIAPNDLEIHILETPRHDWSIRGTAGDDLALAYEIER; this is translated from the coding sequence ATGTCCCAGTTCGTCGTCTACGGCCGCCGTGAGGTGCTTGCACCGTTGCGCGCAGAGTTCTCTGTCCTCCTCCAGGACGTCGCCGTCGCCGTCCTCGGGCTGCCGCCGGACAAGCGGTTCCACCGTTTCGTCCTGATGGATGCTGAGGACTTTCCCACGCCCCCTCACCGGTCCGAGCGCTACACGATCGTCGAGGTGATGATGTTCTCGGGACGCACGGTCGCGACGAAGAAGGCCTTCTATGCCGAGCTCTTCGCGGGGGTGGAGGCTCGGCTCGGCATCGCACCGAACGACCTGGAGATCCACATCCTCGAGACGCCTCGCCACGACTGGAGTATCCGCGGCACGGCCGGTGACGACCTGGCCCTGGCGTACGAGATCGAGCGCTGA
- a CDS encoding FMN-binding negative transcriptional regulator: MYTPAHFGADSDASARFLAEVVAGDLVTSTDGGLVATFLPVLLDAGPGSRGSLMGHLARNNDQWRRPVRGEALFIAHGPDAYISPSWYASKVEHGRVVPTWNYATAHVYGELVIHDDAAWVGALVRRLTDRHEAHREHPWSVDDAPARFTTGQLRAIVGVELVISRVEVKVKMSQNRPDRDIEGVVTGLTQEGRPDAAAMVDRSRS, translated from the coding sequence ATGTACACCCCTGCGCACTTCGGCGCCGATAGCGACGCATCGGCTCGTTTCCTGGCCGAGGTGGTCGCCGGTGACCTCGTGACCTCGACCGACGGCGGGCTTGTGGCGACGTTTCTGCCCGTGCTGCTCGATGCCGGTCCCGGTTCGCGCGGCTCGTTGATGGGGCATCTCGCGCGCAACAACGACCAGTGGCGACGGCCTGTGCGCGGGGAGGCGCTGTTCATCGCGCACGGGCCGGACGCCTACATCTCACCGTCCTGGTATGCGAGCAAGGTCGAGCACGGGCGCGTCGTGCCGACCTGGAACTACGCGACGGCGCATGTGTACGGAGAGCTCGTCATCCATGACGACGCGGCGTGGGTCGGCGCGCTGGTGCGCAGACTCACCGACCGGCACGAGGCGCACCGTGAGCACCCATGGAGCGTGGACGACGCACCGGCGAGGTTCACAACCGGACAGTTGCGGGCCATCGTCGGCGTGGAGCTGGTGATCTCCCGGGTCGAGGTGAAGGTCAAGATGAGCCAGAACCGCCCCGACCGGGACATCGAGGGAGTCGTGACCGGCCTGACGCAGGAGGGTCGACCCGATGCTGCGGCGATGGTCGATCGTTCACGGTCCTGA
- a CDS encoding phosphotransferase, whose amino-acid sequence MTASPDRRGADPSSGVVAEGLPAGDEAEVPLPGGDVTDGVVRVGNTVRRPVGPHSWLVHEVLAHLDRVGFAGAPRFLGLDAQGREVLTFVAGEVAGRPWPAWVADEQRIASVARLVRSYDDAVATLAIPAPCAGTRVAAPVGMPASIAGPAELLGHMDVTPENVVFRDSVAVALIDFDLVRPATRTEEVGNVLQWWAPLMPIGDREPVLRDVDPLARATTLVDAYGLSGPERQLLVPVMLNAADRTWHQMKHRADHLGGGWRRMWDAGVGDRILRRQEWLAVHAQELHDAVT is encoded by the coding sequence ATGACCGCGAGCCCGGACCGACGAGGCGCGGATCCCTCCTCCGGGGTAGTGGCTGAGGGTCTTCCTGCGGGCGACGAGGCGGAGGTGCCGCTCCCTGGTGGTGACGTCACCGACGGGGTGGTGCGGGTCGGGAACACGGTCCGCCGCCCCGTCGGCCCGCACTCGTGGCTCGTCCACGAGGTCCTCGCCCATCTTGACCGGGTCGGTTTCGCCGGGGCGCCTCGGTTCCTCGGGCTCGACGCACAGGGCCGTGAGGTGCTGACCTTCGTTGCCGGGGAGGTGGCGGGGCGCCCCTGGCCGGCGTGGGTGGCCGACGAGCAACGCATCGCCAGCGTGGCTCGCCTGGTGCGTTCCTACGATGACGCCGTGGCCACGCTGGCGATCCCCGCTCCCTGTGCTGGCACCCGGGTCGCAGCTCCGGTGGGGATGCCGGCCTCGATCGCGGGGCCCGCTGAGCTTCTTGGCCACATGGACGTGACTCCGGAGAACGTCGTGTTCCGCGACTCGGTGGCCGTCGCGCTGATCGACTTCGATCTGGTGAGACCGGCCACGCGGACCGAGGAGGTGGGCAACGTTCTTCAGTGGTGGGCGCCGTTGATGCCGATCGGCGACCGCGAACCGGTCCTGCGCGACGTCGACCCCCTCGCCAGAGCCACGACGCTCGTCGACGCCTATGGGCTCTCGGGCCCGGAGCGTCAGCTGCTCGTCCCGGTCATGCTGAACGCTGCCGACCGGACCTGGCATCAGATGAAGCATCGTGCCGACCACCTCGGCGGTGGCTGGCGACGCATGTGGGACGCAGGGGTCGGCGACCGCATCCTTCGGCGTCAGGAATGGCTTGCGGTCCACGCCCAGGAGCTGCACGACGCCGTCACCTGA
- a CDS encoding alpha-amylase family glycosyl hydrolase yields the protein MSRTRNRTTRLGIFATIAALAVAGSAAVTAPAVAYVAPGSPGNLAEGDVIYQVLVDRFSNGDTTNDNFGYGEYDPNNLGMYHGGDWKGLTNHLQYIKDLGVTAVWISPVSQQEPLSRDGTEASYHGYFTHDFATPNEHFGSKADLQTLVNTAHGLGLKMILDVVPNHTADYLAGTSTTYSPTTYAPAAPLNNSSLFHHTGDCLFDGSMNQSQLESCDLGGLDDLDQSNSTVDTYLKTTYKDWVQGIGFDGVRVDAARSIPQPWLSSFEQAVGVPSFGEVFDGNIDYVSSYQNYEWGGARLPVLLHGA from the coding sequence ATGTCTCGCACCAGGAACCGCACGACTCGGCTGGGAATCTTCGCAACGATCGCCGCACTGGCGGTAGCGGGCTCGGCGGCGGTGACCGCCCCCGCCGTGGCCTACGTGGCTCCCGGCTCGCCCGGGAACCTCGCTGAGGGCGACGTGATCTACCAGGTGCTCGTGGACCGCTTCTCCAACGGGGACACGACGAACGACAACTTCGGTTACGGCGAGTACGACCCGAACAACCTGGGCATGTACCACGGTGGTGACTGGAAGGGCCTCACGAACCACCTGCAGTACATCAAGGACCTTGGCGTCACGGCGGTCTGGATCTCTCCGGTGTCGCAGCAGGAGCCGCTGAGCAGGGACGGCACAGAGGCCAGCTACCACGGCTACTTCACCCACGACTTCGCGACGCCCAACGAGCACTTCGGGTCCAAGGCGGACCTGCAGACACTGGTCAACACCGCCCACGGGTTGGGTCTGAAGATGATCCTGGACGTGGTTCCGAACCATACGGCGGACTACCTCGCGGGGACGTCGACCACCTACTCGCCCACGACGTACGCCCCGGCCGCGCCGCTGAACAACTCGTCCCTGTTCCACCACACCGGCGACTGCCTCTTCGACGGATCGATGAACCAGTCGCAGCTGGAGTCGTGTGACCTGGGCGGCTTGGACGACCTCGACCAGTCCAACAGCACGGTGGACACGTACCTGAAGACCACGTACAAGGACTGGGTCCAGGGCATCGGGTTCGACGGCGTGCGAGTTGACGCTGCGCGAAGCATCCCCCAGCCCTGGCTCAGCTCCTTCGAGCAGGCGGTCGGCGTCCCATCGTTCGGGGAAGTGTTCGACGGCAACATCGACTACGTCTCCTCGTACCAGAACTACGAGTGGGGGGGTGCTCGACTTCCCGTACTTCTTCACGGCGCGTGA
- a CDS encoding alpha-amylase family glycosyl hydrolase, protein MLDFPYFFTARDALAGDGDLNNLSTLFSQDYKYANANRLETFLDNHDRARFLARAGDNFQRLREGLTFLMTSRGVPVIYYGTEQADNGNMNANEVPIANKDNRKDLSSFSESGTIYVHIKRLNEIKKAYPSLRVGTQREMWKDTSVYAFSRRVDTTGAETISAISDSWSAQTRTIPLRAESTIPVGTVLTNLMNTSESVTVQSGGVTGKQITVTLGEHDAKVFAPGAPVSAYSPPARTLTTVRVHYNVGYGNTLSIRGDTNPFSWTQGIAARNTSTDVWEFQLERIPVGQSFQFKPLINDTTWSAGNNYTGTGGQTVDIYPTF, encoded by the coding sequence GTGCTCGACTTCCCGTACTTCTTCACGGCGCGTGATGCTCTGGCCGGTGACGGGGACCTCAACAACCTGTCCACGCTGTTCTCCCAGGACTACAAGTACGCCAACGCCAACCGCCTGGAAACCTTCCTGGACAACCACGATCGGGCCCGGTTCCTCGCCCGTGCCGGTGACAACTTCCAGAGGCTGCGCGAAGGGCTCACGTTCCTGATGACCAGCCGCGGGGTCCCCGTGATCTACTACGGGACCGAGCAGGCCGACAACGGGAACATGAACGCCAACGAGGTGCCGATCGCGAACAAGGACAACCGGAAGGACCTGTCCAGCTTCAGTGAGTCGGGCACCATCTACGTGCACATCAAGCGGCTCAACGAGATCAAGAAGGCGTACCCGAGCCTTCGCGTCGGAACGCAGCGCGAGATGTGGAAGGACACGAGCGTGTACGCGTTCTCACGTCGTGTGGACACCACCGGAGCCGAGACCATCTCGGCGATCAGCGACAGCTGGAGCGCCCAGACGCGTACCATCCCGCTCCGGGCCGAGTCCACCATCCCTGTGGGGACGGTGCTGACCAACCTCATGAACACCAGTGAGTCCGTCACCGTGCAGTCGGGCGGCGTCACCGGCAAGCAGATCACGGTGACGCTCGGCGAGCACGACGCCAAGGTCTTCGCTCCGGGTGCGCCGGTGAGCGCCTACAGCCCGCCTGCTCGCACGCTGACGACGGTCCGCGTCCACTACAACGTCGGGTACGGCAACACCCTGAGCATCCGGGGCGACACCAACCCGTTCTCCTGGACGCAAGGGATCGCGGCGCGCAACACCTCCACGGACGTGTGGGAGTTCCAGCTCGAGCGGATCCCCGTCGGTCAGTCGTTCCAGTTCAAGCCGCTGATCAACGACACGACCTGGTCGGCCGGCAACAACTACACGGGAACTGGCGGACAGACGGTGGACATCTACCCGACGTTCTGA